In Salmo salar chromosome ssa24, Ssal_v3.1, whole genome shotgun sequence, the following proteins share a genomic window:
- the hspb3 gene encoding heat shock protein beta-3, producing MDWEEGRTMEGLSITHWVNSPVRYQALFQGRDLNDCVEDHDLFALPGPAFPDPGVVRPGPGVVKLEGVSDGTATSQPQRTEPVYQVLLDVSQFRPEDIMIQVFEGWLLIKAQHGARMDEHGFVTRSFTRQYPLPEKLQQAGDLRALLCHDGILVVESKQRTPVRIQHSEEDPY from the coding sequence ATGGACTGGGAGGAAGGCAGAACCATGGAGGGACTGTCTATAACCCACTGGGTGAACAGCCCAGTCCGCTACCAGGCCCTGTTCCAAGGAAGGGACTTGAACGACTGTGTGGAGGACCATGACCTATTCGCCCTGCCCGGGCCTGCCTTCCCCGACCCTGGTGTAGTGAGGCCTGGCCCTGGGGTAGTGAAGCTAGAAGGGGTCAGCGACGGTACTGCCACATCCCAGCCCCAGAGGACTGAGCCTGTTTACCAGGTGCTTCTGGACGTGTCCCAGTTCAGACCTGAGGATATCATGATTCAGGTGTTTGAGGGATGGCTCTTGATCAAGGCTCAGCATGGAGCCAGAATGGATGAACATGGGTTTGTTACCCGCAGCTTCACCCGTCAGTACCCACTGCCTGAGAAACTACAGCAGGCGGGGGATCTGAGGGCTCTGCTATGTCATGATGGGATACTGGTGGTGGAATCCAAACAGAGAACACCTGTTAGGATACAACACAGTGAGGAGGACCCCTATTGA